DNA from Deltaproteobacteria bacterium:
GAGAAGATGACCAGGAGGCTTGCAGGCCCCCGGCCGCTCCCTCGAGGCCCGGGGACGGGGACCGGGGGACAAACTTAAGGAAATTCTGATTTATTACCCTGAGGGAACCTTTTTGTAAAAAGGTTCCCTCAGACTCCCTCCAAAAACTTTAAACGCCCTGCGGATCACCCCGATTTTGCAAGCAAAATCGGGGTGATCCGCAGGGAATTAAAAGTCTTTGAAGGGGGCCTACTGGCCGCGCCGGCTGCCTCGGGGGGGCTGTACCGGGGGTTCGGGCCGCAAAGGCGTAAAAAAATCCCGCCTGGCGCGGGCCGAACCCCCGGTACAGCCGAAGATCCGAATAACATACGATGGGGCAGGGGGGGAAACGTGGACCTATGGCCCTTCTACAGAAAGTTTCCCCCAGGGTAATTAAGCAGAGCTTCCTTAACCAAACGGGTACCCGATGAAAAAACTCCCCATCATAAAACAACTGGAAGAAGAACTCGAGAAGGTGACGCGCGAGTTGCGCGTCGAGGTCCCCAAGGAGCTGCGCAAGGCGGCGGCACATGGAGACTTGCGCGAAAACGCCGAGTACGAGGCGGCGAAACAGCGCCAGTCCTTCCTCCAGGCCCGCCTCTCGCACATCACGTCGAGACTCAACTCCCTCGCTTCGCTGAAGCTCGACAACATCCCCCGCGACGTCGTGGGCTTCGGCTCGCGCGTCGAACTGGAAGACCTGAACACGGGCGACGCCGTCACATACGAGCTCGTGACCCCCGAAGAGGTGGACCCGAGAAACGGCAAGATATCGGTGAGCTCCCCGATAGGCCGGGCGCTGCTCAACAAACGGGAGGGCGACGAGATCACGATAAAGCTCCCATCGGGCCTGAAAGAGTACGAACTGACCAAGCTCACGACCCTCCACGACATCCTCTTCGAGGAGTAGCCGGCTCTCCGGGAGAGACCTCCGGTCCGCGCCCTTGCCGTTGCTCTCCCGAAGAGAAGCAGCCGCGGTTCCCGAGGAAGCTCTGATTAATTACCCTGGGGGAAACTTTCTGTAGAAGGGCCATAGGCCCACGTTTCCCCCAGACCCCCTTCAAAGACTTTCGATACGAGTTGGTTTCCCCCTGTTTTGCCAAGCAAAACAGGGGGAAACCAACTCGCGTCAAAAGTTTTTGGAGGGAGCCTGAGGGAACCTTTTTACAAAAAGGTTCCCTCAGTGCAATAAATCAGAGTTTCCCTAAAGCTTCACCACGGGGACGCCGAAGTATCTTCCATGGAATGTCGCATGTATCGAGGAGACTCGGATTAATCGTCCGGGGGACCCTTTGGCCGGGAAGGTTCCATCGGGACAATCGATCCGAGCTTCCCTGTGAGAAAGGGGGAAGGTGTGGGCAGCATAATATTTCTCGCCGCAGTAATCATCGTGATCCTCTGGGCCATAGGGGCCTACAACGGCCTTGTGACGCTGAAAAACCAGGTGGAGAACGCCTGGCGGCAGATAGACGTGCAGCTCAAGCGCCGCCACGACCTCATCCCCAACCTGGTCAACACCGTCAAGGGCGCTATGGAGTTCGAGAGGGAGACGCTCGAGCGTGTCATGGAGGCCCGCAGCAAGGCCCTCTCGGCGTCATCGGTAAGAGACAAGGGGCTTGCCGAGAACATGCTCACCGACGCCCTCGGCAAGCTCTTCGCCCTCGTCGAGAACTACCCGGACCTCAAGAGCAACCAGAACGTCATGGCCCTTCAGGAAGAGCTCACCTCCACGGAAAACCGCGTGAGCTTCGCCCGCCAGTTCTACAACGACCTGGTCGCAAAGTTCAACACCAAGCAGGAGGTCTTCCCCAACATGATAATCGCCTCGATACTGGGCTTCAGCAAGGCCGACTACTTCCAGGCCGAGCAGGCCGCCAAGGCGGTCCCCGAGGTGGACCTGAGCCTCAAGTAACGCCGGCCGCGCCGGGTCTGCGCCCGCCACCCCCTCCCCGCGGCGCAAGACGCCGGGCAAGACCGCGCCATGACCGACATCTACTCCCAGCAGAGACGAAACAGACGCACGACCATCGTCCTCATGGCCGCCTTCGTCGTCCTCATCGTCTCGCTGGGCCTCTCGATAGACATCTACAACGCCGGCGGACTCGATGGGCTGCGCTTCCCGGCCGCCACCGCCGCCGCCTTTCTCATCTCCGCCGTAAACCTCGTCGTCTCCTTCTACCTCGGCGACAGACTCGTCGTGAAGAGCCTCGGCGCCCGCCGTCCCGACATCAAGAACCCCTCCCACAGACGCCTCCACAACGTGGCCGTCGAGATGGCGCTCGCCTCGGGCACGCCCATGCCGAAGCTCTACGTCATCGACGACCCCGCGCCCAACGCCTTCGCCGCCGGCAGGGACCCGGAAAACGCCGTCATCGGCGTCACCGGGGGCCTTCTCGACATCATGGACCGCGACGAGCTCC
Protein-coding regions in this window:
- a CDS encoding transcription elongation factor GreA, coding for MKKLPIIKQLEEELEKVTRELRVEVPKELRKAAAHGDLRENAEYEAAKQRQSFLQARLSHITSRLNSLASLKLDNIPRDVVGFGSRVELEDLNTGDAVTYELVTPEEVDPRNGKISVSSPIGRALLNKREGDEITIKLPSGLKEYELTKLTTLHDILFEE
- a CDS encoding LemA family protein, producing the protein MGSIIFLAAVIIVILWAIGAYNGLVTLKNQVENAWRQIDVQLKRRHDLIPNLVNTVKGAMEFERETLERVMEARSKALSASSVRDKGLAENMLTDALGKLFALVENYPDLKSNQNVMALQEELTSTENRVSFARQFYNDLVAKFNTKQEVFPNMIIASILGFSKADYFQAEQAAKAVPEVDLSLK